A region from the Triticum aestivum cultivar Chinese Spring chromosome 3D, IWGSC CS RefSeq v2.1, whole genome shotgun sequence genome encodes:
- the LOC123081098 gene encoding uncharacterized protein has translation MARTWMLQHGNLLAPSEGDPKHLEFSDCEILENGLGGSLVRVGDAAGSFVGINIRCAKGKTAFLPRMLIRECLEQYQILTLRDLEGDDDSEKEDVEGSDDSGQEDVEGGDDSGQEETEDTSTYGVGFMVLLHTLASYDAIYLTMVC, from the exons ATGGCACGTACTTGGATGCTTCAGCATGGGAATCTGCTGGCTCCAAGTGAAGGTGATCCTAAACATCTCGAGTTCTCTGATTGCGAAATCCTAGAG AATGGACTTGGAGGGTCACTTGTGCGTGTCGGTGATGCCGCTGGAAGCTTTGTTGGGATAAACATTCGTTGTGCAAAAGGGAAGACTGCATTCCTACCACGCATGTTAATTCGTGAATGCTTGGAACAATATCAGATACTAAC TCTTAGAGATTTGGAAGGAGACGATGATTCTGAGAAGGAAGATGTGGAAGGAAGCGATGATTCAGGGCAGGAAGATGTGGAAGGAGGCGATGATTCTGGGCAGGAAGAGACAGAAGACACTAGCACGTATGGTGTAG GTTTCATGGTTTTGCTTCATACTCTTGCTTCTTATGATGCAATATATCTTACCATGGTTTGCTGA
- the LOC123073621 gene encoding uncharacterized protein yields the protein MSEPERAHVIRGRRCSSVLDDDDLLWEILLRLSPQPSSLPRASAVCKQWRRLTTDPVFLRRFCEHHREPPLLGVFGCDKENIVFAPSLGPPDRIPSVHFDLGPRRSGRIAKLVNPVLGCHHGRVLIGDYIRKQVIVCDPITGEQCRVAVPLEFRRDHFCGAVLCAASDQGHVHGACHSSPFKVILVSTWCYDDGRTRACVYSSETGAWGNIISTAFPRFIWDAGWSGLLVGNALYWLCGNADCILEFDLKKLSLAIITAPPIPMESWSCHIIQAEDDAIGFAALSYPRFQMWQRNSNGHDVPTWVLWKNIEIHNILELPHHIDRRSTGIYGYSQDTDEIFILVEPNNVYLVQLRSMQSKRLHGIDCIMKYHAFTSFCTPGVRAGKRTTPK from the exons ATGAGCGAGCCCGAGCGCGCCCATGTGATCCGCGGCCGCCGCTGCAGCTCCGTGCTGGACGATGACGATCTCCTCTGGGAGATCCTTCTCCGCCTTTCGCCGCAGCCGTCCTCCCTCCCACGTGCCTCCGCAGTCTGCAAGCAGTGGCGGCGCCTCACAACGGATCCAGTGTTCCTCCGCCGGTTCTGCGAGCATCACCGGGAGCCGCCCCTCCTTGGCGTCTTCGGGTGCGACAAAGAAAACATCGTGTTCGCTCCTTCCCTGGGCCCTCCTGACCGTATCCCTTCCGTGCACTTTGACCTTGGACCACGGCGTAGCGGCAGGATCGCCAAGCTTGTGAACCCTGTGCTCGGGTGCCACCACGGTCGCGTCCTCATTGGGGACTATATACGGAAACAAGTCATTGTGTGTGACCCCATCACTGGCGAGCAATGTCGTGTGGCCGTCCCTTTGGAGTTCCGGAGGGACCACTTCTGCGGGGCAGTGCTCTGCGCCGCTAGCGATCAAGGCCACGTGCACGGCGCATGCCATTCAAGCCCCTTTAAGGTGATATTGGTTTCCACGTGGTGTTACGATGATGGACGAACCCGTGCATGTGTTTACTCCTCGGAGACCGGTGCATGGGGCAATATCATCTCAACGGCATTTCCACGTTTCATTTGGGATGCTGGTTGGTCTGGGTTGCTTGTTGGTAATGCACTTTACTGGTTGTGCGGAAATGCAGATTGCATACTTGAGTTTGATTTGAAAAAGCTGAGTCTTGCTATCATCACCGCTCCACCCATTCCAATGGAATCCTGGTCTTGTCACATCATCCAGGCTGAGGATGACGCTATTGGCTTTGCTGCATTGTCCTACCCACGCTTCCAAATGTGGCAGAGGAACTCCAATGGTCATGATGTTCCCACATGGGTGTTGTGGAAAAACATTGAAATACATAACATTCTTGAGCTACCTCATCATATTGATAGAAGGTCAACAGGTATATATGGATACTCTCAGGATACTGATGAAATATTTATACTTGTGGAACCCAACAATGTATACTTGGTTCAACTTAGGTCGATGCAATCAAAGAGACTTCATGGAATAGATTGTATCATGAAATACCATGCTTTCACGAGTTTCTGTACACCAG GCGTCCGAGCGGGGAAGAGGACTACTCCAAAATGA